In one Vulgatibacter incomptus genomic region, the following are encoded:
- the pilV gene encoding type IV pilus modification protein PilV, translating to MHARSRGFTLIEVLVAMAILAIGMLSTASLITLSIRRAATARKLTAAQQLAQDIVERLRAEVRYDGARKSTEDLTTLEAWKFDVLPHRIGTTAGAGCQPEGLDDGIVYGYGPFSFRREDETFQVCYRLLLINSGDFARANLPDGTTDARVRVIWRRPDGGFASWSMSDLLLTET from the coding sequence ATGCACGCTCGATCCCGCGGGTTCACTTTGATCGAGGTCCTCGTCGCCATGGCGATCCTCGCGATCGGGATGCTATCCACTGCCTCCCTGATCACCCTCTCCATTCGGCGTGCGGCCACCGCTCGCAAGCTCACCGCCGCGCAGCAGCTGGCCCAGGACATCGTCGAGCGCTTGCGGGCCGAGGTGCGCTACGACGGCGCCCGAAAGAGCACGGAGGACCTCACCACGTTGGAGGCATGGAAGTTCGACGTGCTCCCCCACCGAATTGGCACGACCGCCGGCGCGGGCTGCCAGCCCGAGGGCCTGGACGACGGCATCGTCTACGGCTACGGCCCCTTCTCCTTCCGCCGGGAGGACGAGACCTTCCAGGTCTGCTACCGCCTCCTCCTAATCAACTCTGGCGACTTCGCCCGCGCGAACCTGCCGGATGGCACCACCGACGCCCGGGTCCGCGTGATCTGGCGCCGGCCGGACGGCGGCTTCGCCTCCTGGTCGATGAGCGACCTCCTCCTGACCGAGACCTGA
- a CDS encoding type IV pilus twitching motility protein PilT, with protein sequence MANLHQLLKQMVEKGASDLHITASSPPQLRIDGKLMPLKQAPLTPVETKQICYSVLTEAQKHKFEEENELDASFGVKGLSRFRANVFLQRGAVAGAFRTIPFKVMSFADLGLPPIVSTLAEKPRGLVLVTGPTGSGKSTTLASIIDKINTERNAHIITIEDPIEYLHPHKNSVVNQREVGADTDSFKKALKYILRQDPDVVLVGEMRDRETVEAALTIAETGHLCFATLHTNSAIQTINRILDIFPANQQSQVRAQLSFVLEGVVTQNLLPKAVGNGRVLAAEVMVPNPAIRNLIREDKLHQVYSQMQVGQAKFGMQTFNQSLFGLLQKRLITVDEAMSRSSEPDELRNMLTGSAPARPMAR encoded by the coding sequence GTGGCCAACCTGCATCAGCTCCTCAAGCAGATGGTGGAGAAGGGGGCGTCCGACCTCCACATCACCGCCTCGTCGCCGCCGCAGCTCCGCATCGACGGCAAGCTCATGCCGCTCAAGCAGGCGCCGCTCACGCCCGTGGAGACCAAGCAGATCTGCTACTCGGTCCTCACCGAGGCGCAGAAGCACAAGTTCGAGGAAGAGAACGAGCTCGACGCCTCCTTCGGCGTGAAGGGCCTCTCGCGCTTCCGCGCCAACGTCTTCCTGCAGCGCGGCGCCGTCGCCGGCGCGTTCCGAACCATCCCCTTCAAGGTGATGAGCTTCGCCGACCTGGGCCTGCCGCCCATCGTCTCCACGCTGGCCGAGAAGCCGCGCGGCCTCGTCCTCGTCACCGGCCCCACCGGCTCCGGCAAGTCCACCACGCTCGCGTCGATCATCGACAAGATCAACACCGAGCGGAACGCGCACATCATCACCATCGAAGATCCGATCGAGTATCTGCACCCCCACAAGAACTCGGTCGTGAATCAGCGAGAGGTCGGCGCCGACACCGACAGCTTCAAGAAGGCGCTCAAGTACATCCTCCGCCAGGATCCCGACGTCGTCCTCGTCGGCGAGATGCGCGACCGGGAGACGGTGGAGGCCGCCCTCACCATCGCCGAGACCGGTCACCTCTGCTTCGCCACCCTCCACACCAACTCGGCGATCCAGACCATCAACCGCATCCTCGACATCTTCCCCGCCAACCAGCAGAGCCAGGTCCGGGCCCAGCTCTCCTTCGTGCTCGAGGGAGTCGTCACCCAGAACCTGCTCCCCAAGGCCGTCGGGAACGGCCGGGTCCTCGCCGCGGAGGTGATGGTCCCCAACCCCGCCATCCGGAACCTCATCCGCGAGGACAAGCTCCACCAGGTCTACTCGCAGATGCAGGTCGGCCAGGCCAAGTTCGGCATGCAGACCTTCAACCAGAGCCTCTTCGGCCTGCTGCAGAAGCGGCTGATCACCGTCGACGAGGCCATGAGCCGCTCCTCCGAGCCCGACGAGCTCCGCAACATGCTCACCGGCAGCGCTCCGGCGCGCCCGATGGCGCGATAA
- a CDS encoding type II secretion system F family protein: MAGPAAARQPAKPARQAPKLPAFTWVAKTRSGEEKSGEMEAADLESVQMRLRQMGLQPVKVKKKPVEINIKIPGLGGVSRKELVIFTRQFSTMIDAGLPLVQGLDILASQNPNPEFKRVLREVKEKVETGSTFADALGDHPKVFDALYVQLVAAGELGGILDTILQRLGVYIEKAEKLKSKVKGAMVYPSVVLVVAIGCVAVLLLFVTPTFEKMFKDFGGTMPGPTQLVIDLSNWLQDAILYIVVGLIAAVVAFLKAIKTPKGREAFDRTMLKMPIIGELLRKVAVARFTRTLGTMLSSGVAILDALDVTAKTAGNVVVEKAITHTRTKIAEGKTIVEPLAETGVFPAMVVQMIGVGEATGAMDAMLGKIADFYDDEVDSAVAALTSMIEPVMMVVLGGIVGFFLIAMYMPIFTMAENIH; this comes from the coding sequence ATGGCCGGCCCCGCAGCGGCGCGCCAGCCCGCAAAGCCTGCCAGGCAGGCTCCCAAGCTCCCCGCCTTCACCTGGGTCGCCAAGACGCGATCCGGGGAGGAGAAGTCCGGCGAGATGGAGGCCGCCGACCTCGAGTCGGTGCAGATGCGGCTCCGCCAGATGGGCCTCCAGCCCGTCAAGGTGAAAAAGAAGCCCGTCGAGATCAACATCAAGATCCCGGGCCTCGGCGGCGTCTCACGCAAAGAGCTCGTCATCTTCACCCGGCAGTTCTCGACGATGATCGACGCCGGCCTGCCGCTCGTGCAGGGCCTCGACATCCTCGCGTCCCAGAACCCCAACCCGGAGTTCAAGAGGGTCCTGCGCGAGGTGAAGGAGAAGGTAGAGACCGGCTCCACCTTCGCCGACGCCCTCGGCGACCACCCCAAGGTCTTCGACGCCCTCTACGTGCAGCTCGTCGCCGCCGGCGAGCTGGGCGGCATCCTCGACACCATTCTCCAGCGTCTAGGCGTCTACATCGAGAAGGCCGAGAAGCTGAAGAGCAAGGTCAAGGGCGCGATGGTCTACCCCTCGGTGGTGCTCGTCGTGGCCATCGGGTGTGTGGCCGTGCTGCTGCTCTTCGTCACGCCTACGTTCGAGAAGATGTTCAAGGACTTCGGCGGCACCATGCCGGGGCCCACCCAGCTGGTCATCGACCTCTCGAACTGGCTGCAGGACGCGATCCTCTACATCGTCGTCGGCCTGATCGCGGCAGTGGTCGCCTTCCTCAAGGCCATCAAGACGCCGAAGGGCCGGGAGGCCTTCGACCGCACCATGCTCAAGATGCCGATTATCGGCGAGCTCCTCCGCAAGGTCGCGGTGGCGCGCTTCACGCGCACCCTGGGCACCATGCTCTCGTCCGGCGTCGCCATCCTCGACGCCCTCGACGTCACGGCCAAGACCGCCGGCAACGTCGTCGTCGAGAAGGCCATCACCCACACGCGGACCAAGATCGCCGAGGGCAAGACCATCGTGGAGCCGCTGGCCGAGACTGGCGTCTTCCCGGCGATGGTGGTCCAGATGATCGGCGTCGGTGAGGCCACGGGCGCGATGGACGCCATGCTCGGCAAGATCGCCGATTTCTACGACGACGAGGTCGATTCGGCCGTGGCAGCCCTCACGTCGATGATCGAGCCGGTGATGATGGTCGTGCTCGGCGGCATCGTCGGCTTCTTCCTCATCGCCATGTACATGCCGATCTTCACCATGGCCGAGAACATCCACTAG
- a CDS encoding two-component system sensor histidine kinase NtrB — protein MRPVSASPEGATLRGGDEELRKRLLWITAIRIAAVTVLVGTTATLVFKGNEPLGGTPAVSLSVLAAATNLLQIVVAILLRRGRALRFLAALQVVGDVAFAAALVYLTGGSDSLFTFLFLIAIVTGGILLSRPGAWGAAALSFAADVAVVVGLQRGFIPPIDKALQPSRLAWDALAQTLFTHGSAFALTAMLAAYAAAQISTAGRRAAVAESSLQRLHALHDAIVRSISSGIATADDRGRITYLNRAGEEILGQSAAALLGMEMTRVFPTLTGAVEGEGGKAARLESVWTTSTGDMRQLGFTVTPLVDDGGRRIGSTAVFQDLSPYRELQRRAARSERLAAVGQLAAGLAHELRNPLASMSGSVELLAAQLEDPAAQRLFGIVLRESDRLNRLVTDFLGFAGTAPTNLGAVELASVAGEVLTLVGADPAAAGFARTAELEPASALADEGQVRQVVWNLVRNAVEASSSDGEIRVTTGTRKGQAFVRVEDRGAGIHPELLERIFDPFFTTKDRGTGLGLATVHRIVDGLGGHLEVDSVVGEGTRFTVVLPAFPQQVG, from the coding sequence ATGAGGCCGGTGTCGGCGTCGCCCGAAGGTGCCACCCTCCGCGGCGGCGACGAGGAGCTGCGCAAGAGGCTCCTCTGGATCACCGCGATCCGCATCGCCGCGGTGACGGTGCTGGTGGGCACCACCGCCACCCTGGTCTTCAAGGGCAACGAGCCGCTCGGTGGAACACCGGCGGTCTCCCTCTCCGTCCTCGCGGCGGCGACCAACCTGCTGCAGATTGTCGTCGCGATCCTGCTGCGCCGGGGCCGCGCCCTGCGCTTCCTCGCGGCGCTCCAGGTGGTGGGAGACGTCGCCTTCGCGGCGGCCCTCGTCTATCTCACTGGCGGCTCCGACTCGCTCTTCACCTTCCTCTTCCTCATCGCCATCGTGACCGGCGGCATCCTCCTCTCGCGCCCCGGCGCGTGGGGAGCGGCGGCGCTCTCCTTCGCCGCCGACGTCGCCGTCGTGGTCGGCCTGCAGCGCGGCTTCATTCCTCCCATTGACAAGGCCCTCCAGCCTTCGCGCCTCGCGTGGGATGCGCTCGCCCAGACCCTCTTCACCCATGGCAGCGCCTTCGCCCTGACCGCGATGCTGGCCGCCTACGCTGCCGCCCAGATCAGCACCGCCGGGCGTCGGGCCGCCGTCGCCGAGTCGAGCCTCCAACGCCTCCACGCCCTCCACGACGCCATCGTGCGCTCCATCAGCAGCGGGATCGCCACGGCCGACGATCGAGGGCGCATCACCTATCTCAACCGTGCCGGGGAGGAGATCCTCGGCCAGAGCGCTGCTGCGCTCCTCGGAATGGAGATGACGCGGGTCTTCCCCACCTTGACCGGGGCCGTCGAGGGGGAGGGCGGAAAGGCGGCGCGCCTCGAGAGCGTCTGGACTACGAGCACGGGAGACATGCGCCAGCTCGGCTTCACCGTCACGCCCCTCGTGGACGACGGCGGAAGGCGCATCGGCTCCACCGCTGTGTTTCAGGATCTCAGTCCGTACCGCGAGCTACAGCGGAGGGCCGCGCGCTCCGAGCGCCTTGCCGCGGTGGGGCAGCTCGCCGCCGGCCTCGCCCATGAGCTGCGAAATCCGCTGGCCTCCATGTCCGGCTCCGTCGAGCTCCTCGCCGCTCAGCTCGAAGATCCCGCGGCGCAGCGCCTCTTCGGCATCGTGCTCCGCGAGTCCGACCGCCTGAACCGCCTCGTCACCGACTTCCTCGGTTTCGCCGGCACCGCGCCCACCAATCTTGGGGCCGTGGAGCTGGCGTCTGTCGCCGGCGAGGTCCTCACGCTCGTCGGCGCCGATCCTGCTGCCGCGGGCTTCGCCAGGACGGCCGAGCTCGAGCCCGCCAGCGCGCTCGCCGACGAGGGCCAGGTCCGCCAGGTGGTCTGGAACCTCGTGCGTAACGCCGTCGAGGCCTCGAGCTCGGACGGCGAGATCCGCGTCACCACCGGTACGCGGAAGGGCCAGGCCTTCGTCCGGGTCGAGGATCGTGGCGCCGGGATCCATCCTGAGCTCCTCGAACGGATCTTCGACCCGTTCTTCACCACCAAGGATCGCGGCACGGGCCTCGGGCTGGCGACCGTCCACCGCATCGTAGACGGTCTCGGGGGCCACCTCGAGGTCGACAGTGTGGTAGGGGAGGGTACCCGTTTCACTGTCGTGCTCCCCGCGTTCCCCCAGCAGGTCGGATAG
- a CDS encoding sigma-54-dependent transcriptional regulator — protein MAHLLVVDDERSMREMLEILLQKVGHSVVAEEDAGAACERLEHEEFDLVVTDLRLGQRSGLEVLERAKALHPHTEVLMITAFASAENAVQAMKLGAYDYLTKPFKIDELLVVVEKALEKRALVRENVQLRRQLGDRARFAGILGKSAAMRELFALLDKVAPSRTTVLVTGESGVGKELVARALHEKGGRAAGPFVAVNCGAIPEGLIESELFGHEKGAFTGAVAAKPGLFSEASGGTLFLDEIGELPLAVQVKLLRALQQRVVRPVGGLRDVEIDVRIVAATNRDLEQEVREGRFREDLYYRLNVIGLKVPPVRERREDVLLLAEHFLQAFAKEQGRPGMAFSRAAQRALLDYDFPGNVRELENVVERAVTLSDGDEIEPDTFPAAVRGASPTFAVPYAGALSGVDLPDDFDLQAWLDACEREMLEKALERSRGVKTEAAKLLGITFRSIRYRLEKLRMEGGGS, from the coding sequence ATGGCACATCTCCTCGTCGTCGACGACGAGCGCTCGATGCGTGAGATGCTCGAGATCCTCCTCCAGAAGGTGGGCCACAGCGTGGTCGCCGAGGAAGACGCCGGCGCCGCGTGTGAACGCCTGGAGCACGAGGAGTTCGACCTCGTCGTCACCGATCTCCGGCTGGGGCAGCGCTCCGGCCTCGAGGTCCTCGAGAGGGCCAAGGCGCTCCATCCGCACACCGAGGTGCTGATGATCACCGCCTTCGCCTCGGCCGAGAACGCCGTCCAGGCGATGAAGCTCGGCGCCTACGACTACCTCACCAAGCCCTTCAAGATCGACGAGCTCCTCGTCGTCGTCGAGAAGGCCCTCGAAAAGCGCGCCCTCGTCCGCGAGAACGTCCAGCTCCGCCGCCAGCTCGGCGACCGCGCCCGTTTCGCCGGCATCCTTGGCAAGAGCGCCGCCATGCGGGAGCTCTTCGCCCTCCTCGACAAGGTCGCCCCCTCCCGCACCACCGTCCTCGTCACCGGCGAGTCCGGCGTCGGCAAGGAGCTCGTCGCCCGCGCCCTCCACGAGAAGGGCGGCAGGGCCGCCGGACCCTTCGTCGCCGTCAACTGTGGCGCTATCCCCGAGGGCCTCATCGAGAGCGAGCTCTTCGGCCACGAGAAGGGCGCCTTCACCGGCGCCGTCGCCGCCAAGCCCGGCCTCTTCTCCGAGGCGAGCGGCGGCACCCTCTTTCTCGACGAGATCGGCGAGCTCCCTCTGGCTGTGCAGGTGAAACTCCTGCGCGCCCTGCAGCAGCGCGTCGTCCGCCCGGTGGGCGGCCTGCGCGACGTCGAGATCGACGTGCGCATCGTCGCCGCTACCAACCGCGATCTCGAGCAGGAGGTGCGGGAGGGACGCTTCCGGGAGGATCTCTACTACCGGCTCAACGTCATCGGCCTCAAGGTCCCGCCCGTGCGCGAGCGGAGGGAGGACGTGCTCCTCCTGGCCGAGCACTTCCTCCAGGCGTTCGCCAAGGAGCAGGGTAGGCCGGGAATGGCCTTCTCGCGCGCCGCCCAGCGCGCCCTCCTGGATTACGACTTCCCCGGCAATGTCCGCGAGCTCGAGAACGTGGTCGAGCGCGCCGTCACCTTGAGCGACGGCGACGAGATCGAGCCCGACACCTTTCCGGCCGCCGTGCGCGGAGCGTCGCCGACCTTCGCCGTTCCGTACGCCGGCGCTCTCTCGGGCGTCGACCTCCCCGACGACTTCGACCTCCAGGCCTGGCTCGACGCCTGCGAGCGCGAGATGCTCGAGAAGGCCCTCGAGCGCTCCCGCGGCGTCAAGACCGAGGCGGCCAAGCTCCTCGGGATCACCTTCCGCAGCATCCGCTACCGATTGGAGAAGCTGCGGATGGAGGGGGGAGGCTCCTAG
- a CDS encoding PilX N-terminal domain-containing pilus assembly protein, whose amino-acid sequence MRRSPRGFSLLTVLLVLVVLAIVGTMSLTLSTGQVSVATSRTIQRQALAAAEAGLSHFFGNAPTQVQADRYYVGSESNYVYLRNTPSETMGEDGKPLQARYRVRSTADVLPVADSVLLVSEGEVLANGRVVGRSRVEAIVTASDGTGLGTVGQGQKSLGAWGTSSNLSARTDISLIFPGGNP is encoded by the coding sequence ATGCGCAGAAGTCCCCGCGGCTTCAGCCTCCTCACCGTCCTCCTGGTGCTCGTGGTCCTGGCGATCGTCGGGACGATGAGCCTCACCTTGAGCACCGGGCAGGTGTCGGTCGCGACCTCACGCACGATCCAGCGCCAGGCGCTCGCGGCGGCGGAGGCGGGCCTCAGCCACTTCTTTGGGAACGCGCCGACGCAGGTGCAGGCGGACAGGTATTACGTTGGCAGCGAGTCCAACTACGTCTACCTACGCAACACGCCGAGCGAGACGATGGGGGAGGACGGAAAGCCGCTCCAGGCCCGATATCGCGTCCGCTCCACGGCGGACGTTCTCCCGGTCGCCGACAGCGTCCTCCTGGTCTCTGAGGGCGAGGTGCTGGCAAATGGGCGTGTAGTCGGTCGATCGCGGGTCGAAGCGATCGTCACCGCCAGCGACGGCACCGGCCTGGGCACAGTCGGCCAGGGACAGAAGTCCCTGGGAGCGTGGGGCACCAGCTCCAACCTCTCCGCACGTACCGACATCAGTCTGATCTTCCCCGGAGGCAACCCGTGA
- a CDS encoding PilC/PilY family type IV pilus protein, which translates to MNRIWTVLVAVVVAFCPLESKADYLYDAFRDCGSVDRTLLYSAADPVIGSVPLQKSEISRVGSNFLVYTGFNYVSSTEYQGHLYGVRLYKEYTPYGNDWEFTNTNAANLFSTCGAANSACLFDAGKVLKDRTSARRIYTGNPGTPVTTSNGGYTLPIEGTRRLVGTTDGPTNLAAAWQAYAGLGPIANALPNYNATTKKWTCDRLPETVRTAAYCPTGTDSTGAASTLRNPSSTQFANLVAWLDGPGRRNWRLGDIYHSSAAIVEPPGLQYKDRFYPQFRQKLAKRPYMIYVGANDGMIHAFHASPDLEAIEKREPERWKAGEESWAYLPVNMLAKALIASDGNKQRFFSQDLSCRFTDVQVDRSYETSCNPDGGDDKYCGWRTVLLCGQGWGGSWYLALDVTDPLAPEPVKPLWEFTHFGSAGTAGIGRSWSLPSVSLVPLEEDNGSVQPRWIALFGSGYNSGLLDSADCGNANAGFKLAYRNLNLAFDGCFPRHGRGAVDDTSGTIFALDVANGQVLKSLPHTSSGAFVADGTVLDFDSDGLVDAGYMAAYGGQYRVRIASKAEDFSSCRMFSADRKKAPLTGHPTAFYYKSAPGSDTHDVVLVTGAGIDSGHDPDQQTNNGNDWSVTAQKFKEKKVAGCPGTAATCDLAAMFKNNFNDGDRKARLLGTPLFSRQANGDEWLLYTVWTAPHHNKICDDKEDKSTGIGYLMCMDLTLKDNGQPRCTACSGFGTNKKDPGIKLYENRIQPPSAPVSADGNVYVTNPVTGIQGTAVVDSQGHTPTPNSTPPKEGIPARLISWREAF; encoded by the coding sequence GTGAACCGCATTTGGACCGTCCTCGTCGCGGTCGTCGTCGCGTTCTGCCCGCTCGAATCAAAGGCCGACTACCTCTACGACGCCTTTCGAGACTGCGGCAGCGTCGACCGGACCCTCCTGTATTCCGCAGCGGATCCCGTGATTGGCAGCGTGCCGCTCCAAAAGTCGGAGATTTCCAGGGTCGGAAGCAACTTCCTGGTCTACACGGGCTTCAACTACGTGAGTTCGACCGAGTACCAGGGGCATCTCTACGGCGTTCGGCTGTACAAGGAGTACACGCCCTACGGAAATGACTGGGAATTCACGAACACGAACGCCGCCAATCTCTTCTCGACCTGCGGTGCCGCAAATAGCGCCTGCCTGTTCGACGCCGGGAAGGTGCTGAAGGATCGGACCAGCGCTCGGAGGATTTACACCGGCAATCCAGGCACGCCGGTCACGACCTCCAATGGCGGCTACACGCTTCCGATCGAGGGAACCCGTCGGCTGGTTGGCACGACCGATGGCCCCACGAACCTCGCCGCGGCCTGGCAGGCCTACGCCGGACTAGGGCCCATCGCGAACGCCCTGCCCAATTACAATGCGACCACAAAGAAGTGGACCTGCGACAGGCTTCCCGAAACCGTGCGCACCGCGGCATATTGTCCGACGGGCACCGACTCCACCGGCGCCGCGTCGACGCTCCGGAACCCGAGTTCAACCCAGTTCGCGAACCTGGTCGCTTGGCTCGACGGCCCAGGCCGCAGGAACTGGAGGTTGGGAGACATTTACCACTCCTCGGCCGCCATCGTGGAACCGCCCGGACTTCAGTACAAGGATCGCTTCTATCCCCAGTTCCGCCAGAAGCTGGCGAAACGTCCGTACATGATCTACGTGGGGGCCAACGACGGCATGATCCACGCGTTTCATGCGTCGCCGGACCTGGAGGCGATCGAGAAGCGCGAGCCCGAGAGGTGGAAGGCGGGCGAGGAGTCGTGGGCCTATCTCCCCGTGAACATGCTGGCCAAGGCCCTGATCGCGTCCGATGGCAACAAGCAGCGCTTCTTTTCCCAGGATCTCTCCTGCCGGTTCACCGACGTCCAGGTGGACCGGAGCTATGAGACCAGCTGCAATCCGGACGGTGGGGACGACAAGTACTGCGGCTGGAGGACCGTCCTGCTATGCGGCCAGGGCTGGGGTGGATCCTGGTACCTGGCCCTCGACGTGACCGATCCGCTGGCCCCCGAGCCGGTGAAGCCCCTATGGGAGTTCACCCACTTTGGAAGCGCGGGCACGGCCGGGATCGGTCGTTCCTGGTCCCTCCCTTCGGTCTCTCTCGTTCCGCTCGAGGAAGACAATGGTTCGGTCCAGCCGCGCTGGATTGCCCTCTTCGGCAGCGGCTACAACTCCGGCCTGCTGGACTCCGCCGACTGCGGAAACGCGAACGCCGGCTTCAAGCTCGCCTATCGAAATCTGAACTTGGCCTTTGACGGTTGTTTTCCGAGGCACGGAAGAGGAGCCGTCGACGATACCAGTGGAACCATTTTCGCCCTGGATGTCGCCAACGGTCAGGTCCTCAAGTCCCTGCCGCACACATCCTCGGGCGCCTTTGTTGCGGACGGAACCGTCCTCGACTTCGATTCCGATGGCTTGGTGGATGCGGGATACATGGCGGCATACGGCGGCCAATATCGCGTTCGAATCGCCAGCAAGGCAGAGGATTTCTCTTCGTGCAGAATGTTCAGCGCAGATCGCAAGAAGGCGCCGCTGACGGGCCACCCGACGGCCTTCTACTACAAGTCGGCACCCGGCTCGGACACACACGACGTCGTGCTGGTGACCGGCGCAGGGATCGACTCAGGCCACGATCCCGACCAGCAGACGAACAACGGAAACGACTGGTCGGTGACCGCGCAAAAATTCAAGGAAAAAAAGGTCGCAGGCTGCCCGGGAACCGCCGCCACCTGCGATCTCGCCGCAATGTTCAAGAACAACTTTAACGACGGCGATCGCAAGGCTCGCCTTCTCGGCACGCCGCTCTTCTCCCGGCAGGCAAACGGCGACGAGTGGCTCCTTTACACGGTCTGGACCGCGCCGCATCACAACAAGATCTGCGACGACAAGGAGGACAAGAGCACCGGGATCGGATACCTGATGTGCATGGACCTCACCCTCAAGGACAATGGTCAGCCGCGGTGCACAGCTTGTTCGGGGTTTGGCACCAACAAGAAGGATCCCGGCATCAAGCTGTACGAAAATCGCATCCAGCCTCCCTCCGCCCCGGTGAGCGCCGATGGAAACGTCTACGTCACGAATCCGGTTACCGGAATTCAAGGGACGGCGGTCGTCGACAGCCAGGGGCACACACCGACGCCCAATTCGACCCCGCCGAAGGAGGGCATCCCGGCCAGGCTCATTTCCTGGCGCGAGGCCTTCTAG
- a CDS encoding PilW family protein: MGRSRGFTLIELTVAGTMSLLVIAGGFLTLTTLQRTAARQAEINDLTSSARLAMELMARDIRGAGDSYAMLPGDCIAQLHPASEFNCPAIVDAHPWQVVIGRNTWVGSDDLPSRGRTGDTPPSTARPFDQEPENVVAYRFVPRSTTPATLGDGRRGYLGRIERVLNPFAFFRGTNPSPSETVVVLDNVLLDDQMRPNPVDPSEIDHRYDHSLFMYQVLTRSGQFTGSLSARTTTLNNAFLTPPLRFFAPGDPGAFEPAPPYAPNRPAQIVGLEPGNTSAPQLLATGSAGMQASNANSDLRMVLDRNRIRTVRISFKVVGPERRDVHDGLDLDGDPSNGTARVFAFETTVELKALAHFTEI; the protein is encoded by the coding sequence ATGGGACGATCGCGCGGCTTCACCCTGATCGAGCTGACCGTCGCCGGCACCATGTCTCTCCTGGTGATCGCAGGCGGGTTTCTGACCCTGACGACCCTCCAGCGGACGGCCGCACGACAGGCCGAAATCAACGACCTGACGTCCTCCGCGCGCCTCGCGATGGAGCTCATGGCTCGGGACATCCGCGGTGCCGGGGATTCGTACGCGATGTTGCCCGGCGACTGCATCGCGCAGCTCCACCCCGCCTCCGAGTTCAACTGTCCGGCGATCGTGGACGCCCACCCGTGGCAGGTCGTGATCGGGCGGAACACCTGGGTGGGAAGCGACGACCTGCCGAGCCGCGGACGGACCGGGGACACCCCTCCGTCCACCGCCCGCCCGTTCGACCAGGAGCCGGAGAACGTGGTGGCCTACCGCTTCGTGCCGAGATCGACGACGCCGGCGACGCTCGGCGACGGGCGCAGAGGCTACCTCGGCCGGATCGAGCGGGTACTCAACCCCTTCGCGTTTTTTCGTGGGACCAACCCCAGCCCGAGCGAGACCGTGGTCGTCCTCGACAACGTGCTCCTCGACGACCAGATGCGACCGAACCCGGTGGATCCGAGCGAAATCGATCATCGTTACGACCACTCGCTCTTCATGTACCAGGTGCTCACGCGGTCCGGTCAGTTCACAGGGAGCCTCTCCGCGCGCACCACGACCCTGAACAACGCCTTCCTCACGCCGCCGCTGCGTTTCTTCGCCCCGGGTGATCCCGGCGCCTTCGAGCCCGCCCCACCCTACGCGCCGAACCGTCCCGCGCAGATCGTGGGCCTCGAGCCGGGAAACACCAGCGCCCCCCAGCTCCTGGCCACCGGCAGCGCCGGCATGCAAGCTAGCAACGCCAACTCGGACCTCCGAATGGTGCTGGATCGCAATCGCATCCGGACCGTCCGCATTTCGTTCAAGGTCGTCGGTCCCGAGCGACGGGACGTCCACGACGGGCTCGACCTCGACGGTGATCCGTCTAACGGCACGGCCCGGGTCTTCGCCTTCGAGACCACGGTCGAGCTCAAGGCCCTGGCCCACTTCACGGAGATCTAA
- a CDS encoding pilus assembly FimT family protein has translation MNSFSSKGAARPNRGFTLIELMLGFVLVGILVGLTVWQMQSFIVGGRIRAAAQELQARFGQAGAIAARINRAVDVIFTNSGSGCLPRYDVQSTDPETGDVTTYDSVCFATEYRGVQLSGGTVIAPPKCPTDPAPVPNCSLCTGQRIISFYPSGEVRTSDFDPAGDSLVVSGRDDPSPSRTYAVRIANLTGRTKVYRAKGDGSGWECP, from the coding sequence ATGAACTCTTTTTCTTCGAAAGGCGCTGCGAGACCGAATCGCGGCTTCACCCTTATCGAGCTGATGCTTGGCTTCGTGCTCGTCGGAATCCTGGTCGGCCTTACGGTCTGGCAGATGCAGAGCTTCATCGTGGGTGGCCGTATCCGGGCCGCCGCGCAGGAGCTCCAGGCCCGATTCGGACAGGCGGGGGCTATAGCCGCGCGGATCAACCGAGCGGTGGACGTGATCTTCACGAACAGCGGCTCGGGCTGCCTGCCCCGGTACGACGTCCAGAGCACCGACCCCGAAACAGGGGACGTGACCACATACGATTCGGTCTGCTTCGCGACCGAGTACCGAGGGGTCCAGCTCTCGGGCGGAACGGTGATCGCTCCTCCCAAGTGCCCGACGGATCCGGCTCCTGTTCCAAATTGCTCCCTCTGTACCGGGCAACGAATCATCTCCTTCTATCCGTCGGGGGAGGTCCGGACCTCCGATTTCGACCCCGCCGGCGACTCGCTGGTGGTGTCGGGCAGGGACGATCCCTCTCCTTCGCGGACCTACGCCGTGCGGATCGCGAACCTCACGGGCAGGACGAAGGTCTACCGCGCCAAAGGCGACGGTAGCGGCTGGGAGTGTCCGTAA